In Mytilus trossulus isolate FHL-02 chromosome 10, PNRI_Mtr1.1.1.hap1, whole genome shotgun sequence, the DNA window TCACAGCAGTGTAAAGTATGGGTCCATTCGTCTGTATAATACATTCGATTTGCATTTACAGTTAAATGAAACACGCCGTTTACATTAATAGGTATTTCTGTTTTAACATCACCTTCAAGATCCACAATTGATATCCCTTTGCCATACACGACGACATAAATAAGTCCTTCATAGTAAGCTATACCTCGACAAAGTCCGCCTATACTGATTGGCTTCTCGactttattattcattatatccaatatttcaatataaccACTGCCGACATACGGAAATGTGACAACAACAAGTCTAGATTCGTCGATTTTTGCAATGCCCCATGGTCTACCCGTTACTTCCATATTGTTAAGATGTTCACCAGTAATGGAGGTCATAATGAATCTTTTATTTTCTCTGTCAGTAAACACTATTTGGTCTTTCATGATAGTACCATTGCATATACGTAAATCTTTCTTAAGAAACCCCtttgtcatttcaaatttggtttttagaacaaattttaatttgaaaatatcccCTTCATCACCAGGTGTCCCCTCTCCATCTTTATCAACATGAACTTTTTTCAACTCCAGAACTGGAATATCTTGGCTTTCCTTTTctgttgtctttttcttttctccTATCAACGACTTCATATTTACGGAGCATGGTACTTCCTCGACGAAGACATCTCCGATTTTGTTCAGCTTTGACACAAATTGTTCAATATCACCGTTTAAAGTAAAATAAGCATTGACCCCGCGAAGCTTTTCAAACGTAGCTGTGACGGTGTCTTCCTCATCTAACAGTTTTTGAGTAACTTGTCTAGCGGCAAGAAAATAATCTATGTCTGAACcgaattctttaatttttgttgtattgGTTATGATTAAGACAAtttccttttcctttttttccatTGTAACgatgttttcttttatagttgGAACAATCGTTTCACGCTTTTCAGTGTATgcttttaaaagttgtttttctAATTCGTCCAACTTTTTATTGAATCTAATTCTAATATTGTGGATTTGCTTTCTTGCTTCTGCTTCTTTTTCACCCATATTCGAAAGGGTGTGACGTTGATGATCTAACGCAATCTTTAAATTCTCAGTCATGATCTTAAAATTTGATTCTAAATTAGCAGACACTGAAGTTTTCGATTTTGTTGCAATTTCCGAAACTGAAATCTGTGGCGAACATTTTTTATGTCCCATTTTCACACAGTTTCGACATAAAATTTCGTCATGCAATGAAcagtaaaagtttaaatcttcgTCATGTTTAAGACATACTTTATTTACAGAGATTTGGAAAGGGGTCTCCATATTGATTTTAAACTGGTTTTTAGTCAGTCAGCCACGATACGAAATATCAGCTGGTTACACATGCGTGTTCTCCATGGTCGTTTTCGTTAAAATCGAATGTCTACAAATAGTTAAATAGCTAtgtcataaaacacaataatataaagaatacCCGTTTTAGAATTAGTTCATTAGATATACTTTAAACACATATAGATATCGTAGAATGAAACTTTGGCATCCGCACGTCAATTCACGGAGAAAAGAATAATACTTaacgacattttttttctaaagtattGGAAAAGATATTCGCGAAAGCCCTAATAAACGCaattaagacaaaaatgatCAAGGTAGATTTCCggaagttatttttttatagtgtgctatagtatatatttgtttaggggccagctgaaggacgcctccgggtgcgggaatttctcgctacattgaagacctgttggtgaccttctgctgttgttttctatggtcgggttgttgtctctttgacacattccccatttccattctcaattttatcagatTATAAGGTTGCTGTATAGTTCTTGTGagtgtaatttttttgtatctcttatttttaaatatttaaaaaaaaaagatatgaattTAAATAGGATGGtgttatttaaaacattatgaaCATTTCAAAGTACATcagtccatttttttttacatgaaggtgtatctagctataaaaacatttataatccacaattttctttagaaaatgcctgttcgAAGTCAGGAATAATATGGCAGTGGTTTTTCACTTGTTCAATTGATTGATAGCGTTTGGTTGTGTCTGTTTTTATGGACTAGctgctcttttttttatttttattttcgagTTCGTTTTTTTCGTTATATTTAACTAAGATAGAAAAACAGAATGATAACAGTATGCAACAGAATTTAGTCAGTtttcaatatattgaaatataaaactaCACTTAAAGCTTCTAACGATAGTGTTTGTTTGtaacaattttctttgattaatTAACTATTAAACCTCGGATATCAaggtttgaaattttgaaatttgccAAATTGCAAACCAAATGTAAAATGTCTATATAAGACTTACCTTCATTCATTGTTGAAAATCTGTATAATAATGAAAACgtatatcaatttttaaatgaaaatcaaatcaaatacgCTTTAATTATATGTTGTTATACTGTATTGTAATAGTATTCAATGTTTGTGTATAGTTAAATGGGTTTatacaataaatttgtaagacaatacaaatgaattgaaattgatattttaagaatataaacCGAAATTTCCCCCCGACTTGAAACAGTTGAATGCACTACTACTCAAcagaaaaatcaatgaaaaaaaacgaTTGTATATGATTTAAAGATTAacgttaaatttatttaaactcCCCTATCCCTAATTACAACGAATAGACACGCCACCGGCTGAATAtaatatgtaattatatttttgtttcgcTTGCAACAAAAGTCTCAAAACACAGAGGCAAATAACAGGCACTTgtcttgaaataaaaatcatatatatattaatatatcacTATAATTTAggtatatatatgaattatattttcAGAGACCAGTTCCTGTGAGACATATGAATGCTCATCTTTTAGCTTGGATATTGTTAGCACGTTGCATAGACTTTCAtgatcatatttgttttatttaatggtTCAATGACGCGTTAAAATGAATAGTGTAtacctttttgttttaattaacaCGAGAAACAGGttaactacatatatatattcagaagATAGAAACAATGCAAGGTTATTAACATGTCTGTCAGACACGATTCATAATATTCATTAAACTTATTTCAGGGTTTTGTGatcaaatttagtttttgtaATTATGCAGTTTCTCCGACACTGACAGCacgagttatattttcatagttcattgaCCAAGATTACTTCTACGTAATTGAGTTCATAGAAGATATCACGATCACAAGGTTACctgtatttgtttcttttatagGGTAgttaggtgtacatgtctgtcttaCATGGGGTGGTGTGATATTCTAGAAGTTATCTTAGGATATCTTTAACTTAGGATCAATCGCATTTTTCGTCCTAACTTTATGATACCTAATTAGGTGTCTTAAGATCATCATATCTTCATCCTAACATTgtgcatacttttttttctattttttttttacgtgaAGATGAACATTTTATGAAACGCACAATCGGTTATTAACTCGTATAACGAAATTGtgtatgattttaaactttaaacttCGTGTTTCACGATTCGATGATACTACGAACGCGATATTCTCATTTCAGTACATATTGTTTTCCAGTTTTAATCACAATCCTGTTTGGTATTATTTCATAATTACATTTGAAATCATGCATTTAATCAAatagtatacatggtataaccTAATttcgtaaacaattttattaattagttTCGTCTTTAATAAAggttttatcaaataattactTTAACTATTTCAAATTTCGCACATAGGATATGTTTAGGACGTGCTTACATAGGTTGCGTCTGAGATAGCTTCGAGACGCAACTTAAGGGCGTCCTAAACTGGTCCTAAGTCCATCCAAAAATTTGGTCTTGTCTATGACTTAGGACGAATCTTAGGATtctttcgagaacaccacccccgGTTTCCTGAGTTCcttggtcaaagttaagttttgtaaaaaggttcaattttaaaattctataagtaataggtcaactattatttgtttataaacaatttCCGAATTTTCTGTTTGCATTTTGTCATATCAAGCAATTTGTTGTTGatgatgataaaaataataaggagGAGGAGGATTAATTTATAAGTATCAATGACTTCCCtctacatttttatttcttacctAGCATACAACTGAGcacaataaaaaagaatgaGCATATTGGTGGAATGTATATGATTTgttaaaatactataaaaataCTAATAAAGGTTTTTTTGGTCTTACATTATGAGACACTTTAGTACTGATATCCACGATGGTCTTGTATCTATTAATCACGTTGTGTTGACAAAGTTTGCTTGCTCGATAAGGtaattcatttgaaatgttaacaaactgtgatatgtatataacatacataGAGATTGTAGGTAAATGAAAAACTTCATAATTTTCACACCTGACATAGAACGTTTTGTGTCAACGGCTTACTggtgtatgtttatatttgcacaGTATATTGCTAGATTTCTATTTAGACTCCTCTACCAAGACATTTGTTTTGCATGTACACGTAtatttatccaacgcaatcataggttagaaagttgtttcaaatttagacttgtttatattatatttacattattgAATACATGTTCATCGTAAAATAAGCATTTACCATTGGTTTCTAAGGAACACATCTCCCCAATGCGAATGTTGATTCTTTGTAAGGTTTGGGCTATGCGTTttgttcttttctgtttgtaagCAGAGATTAAAgctcttttttaaataattttcggCTTTTCAGAAATTTTGGCCTCACGTACCACTGAAGAGAAATAAATTATCGAAATGCATATCGGGTGCAGCAATAATTAGTAGAGTTTTTGTTTTAAGACGTAATGTTTTGTTAGaaaatatacattatgtatcattaatgcatatatataccACATTTCCAttggttttctttcttttattatatatgtaattttGCTTATGAAAAAGAATGTGTCCTTCGTGGTTGATATGTTGTTAGTATTAATCCTTGAATGCAAACTCTAAAACGCTATTAATTTCCCAGTGTATTAATGCATGCGGATGGAAGATGATTGTAACCATAGACGTCTGTATAACATGAACCACATTCGCTGCTTTTAATACAATAAACTTACGGAAAAGCGAATTATGTTGTACAAACGGGTAACATTATTTGCGAAAGAGTCAGTAGCAAAATACGGCAGgttggaaaaaagaaaaaccccGTTTACTTCGTGAATATTTAGAAACTTGCTCTAAAACAGCTCTTACTTTTATACTATTATGtggcattttttaaaaaaattttaagGATTGTCCATCCATCCGTAAAACTGCgtggaatataaaaaaagaaaaaaaaagaaaaatgttaaaaaatgttttcttaatatttacGCTTTTCCAATGtaatgggagataacttatttttataaatgaatattttcctATAAAACAGATATGATTTTTGACAACAAGAGTTAACATCccattatcaatattattaaagaAGTAAGGCGATATTGAAGAAATATCTGACAAAGTGCACTGTATAGAAGTACATTTCGTATATATAggattataataaatattatcaaatggaagaaaatgtcaaaatgcaaaatatatttagtctataataagggaggtaatcaaaACTGCTTGTTTCTAAAAATATCTTCTATTTGTGTTTCTGTACTTCGATAAAAACATGTCGTTTAAACTATTCATTACTGAATTATTccttataaaacaataaaaacaaacgatGAAATTTAACCATTATTTATAAAGCTCTTGTTAATTGTTGTGCTTTGTATTTTCTGTTATTGAGAAAGATAAAAAGATAACCAGTATGTCCATGAAAATCTGACGAAGACATATACTTGGTTGACAATCTCTAAACTCATCTCTAAAGGTTTGGGGATTTTCAagatttgaatattatttacgcaagttgttaatatttttgcaacaaagttttaatttctttttttctttttggaaaattaaaataagctCGATCGTaaagttgtctttttttcttattaactCTCCATTTTATGTTGTACCACATGTACAACATGTATATTCATCTGACAGTGTTGAAGCCTTGTTGACCCtaataattgtaataaaacaaGATACATAAACACGTTACGAAAACTggcattaaatttcaaatttaccgAACAAAAGTTAATTAGTATATACTTGTTATTTAATCGAAATTAAATTTCAGTTAAATTGTCTCATTTTAgtaatttgtgaaaaaataaacgtatatttgaatgaaaaatttaaCGGCGATAAACTAGATTAAACtggtattatttttcaaatagataacaaatgtaataaccaataaatcgaaattaaacttaagaaaataagaaatttaacaaaattatgaaacgTTAATAATATTACTACTAAAACAATTCTTCATAAATCAGACCTTAAATTCAAAACTAGAAATTTAATACatgaataaattttgtaaacgtaTCATTTCATGCAGTGTGGCCGTTCCAGTAAATCTCATGCCGTTATCTTTGTTTCAGGTAAAACGTTATGTGTAAAACATACTTGTTAATCGTTCTTATAGTAGGTGTATCTCGAGTGTTTGAAACTCACGGTAGTGGAGGAGGAAGTTGTTATGCTGCACCAAATGTTTGGGGACTAGAATGTAggtatgtattttaaatatacacATTACATATCAGTGAATTGA includes these proteins:
- the LOC134686105 gene encoding uncharacterized protein LOC134686105 — its product is METPFQISVNKVCLKHDEDLNFYCSLHDEILCRNCVKMGHKKCSPQISVSEIATKSKTSVSANLESNFKIMTENLKIALDHQRHTLSNMGEKEAEARKQIHNIRIRFNKKLDELEKQLLKAYTEKRETIVPTIKENIVTMEKKEKEIVLIITNTTKIKEFGSDIDYFLAARQVTQKLLDEEDTVTATFEKLRGVNAYFTLNGDIEQFVSKLNKIGDVFVEEVPCSVNMKSLIGEKKKTTEKESQDIPVLELKKVHVDKDGEGTPGDEGDIFKLKFVLKTKFEMTKGFLKKDLRICNGTIMKDQIVFTDRENKRFIMTSITGEHLNNMEVTGRPWGIAKIDESRLVVVTFPYVGSGYIEILDIMNNKVEKPISIGGLCRGIAYYEGLIYVVVYGKGISIVDLEGDVKTEIPINVNGVFHLTVNANRMYYTDEWTHTLHCCDLNGKEIWRFSGDRVREPQGIATDENGNVYVTSYLFDNVTVISPDGKQHREILNKSDGLLGPSSIYYDNKKKYLMVSSREHGRVSIFHVLI